In one window of Burkholderiales bacterium DNA:
- a CDS encoding sel1 repeat family protein: MKKTTLAMLILCASLALPARAGFEEGLAAYNRGDYATALKEWRPLAEAGNATAQLGLGVMYANGQGVPQDFKEAVKWYRLAAEQGHAVAQNDLGVMYERGLGVPQDYREAVKWYRLAAEQGYATAQSNLGLRYATGQGVPQDYKEAVKWYRLAAEQGYAFAQNDLGVMYERGQGVPQDYKEAVKWYRLAAEQGVVLAQNNLGLMYAKGQGVPQDFKEAVKWFRLAAEQGNASAQYNLGVMYANGQGVPQDFKEAVKWYRLAAEQGHADAQNNLGWMYANGQGVPQDKVLAYALYNLSAAGDPSSNNKATRNRDAIVKEMSPREIEAGQALTRALAQPGNFGKALDAYLKKAEAPQPAAPTPKADKASAPKAEKVAKAPTTSAADDPFPPAPAKTPGRVSCSTRCINADCWRTYDDGRKVKLRAKSKWNPFENRFEWDAGPC, from the coding sequence ATGAAAAAGACGACCCTGGCCATGCTCATTCTGTGCGCCAGCCTGGCCCTGCCCGCGCGGGCAGGGTTCGAGGAAGGCTTGGCCGCTTACAATCGCGGCGACTATGCCACTGCCCTCAAGGAATGGCGGCCGCTGGCGGAAGCTGGCAATGCAACTGCGCAATTAGGCCTAGGCGTGATGTATGCCAACGGTCAAGGCGTGCCGCAGGACTTCAAGGAAGCGGTCAAGTGGTATCGCCTGGCCGCCGAGCAGGGGCATGCCGTTGCGCAAAACGACCTGGGCGTGATGTATGAAAGGGGCCTAGGCGTTCCGCAGGATTACAGGGAGGCGGTGAAGTGGTATCGCCTGGCCGCCGAGCAGGGGTATGCCACCGCGCAAAGCAACCTGGGCCTGAGGTATGCCACTGGCCAAGGCGTGCCGCAGGACTACAAGGAAGCGGTGAAGTGGTATCGCCTGGCCGCTGAACAGGGGTATGCCTTCGCGCAAAACGACCTGGGCGTGATGTATGAAAGGGGCCAAGGCGTGCCGCAGGATTACAAAGAAGCGGTGAAGTGGTATCGCCTGGCCGCCGAGCAGGGGGTTGTTCTTGCGCAAAACAACCTGGGCCTTATGTATGCCAAAGGCCAAGGCGTGCCGCAGGACTTCAAGGAAGCGGTGAAGTGGTTCCGCCTGGCCGCCGAGCAGGGGAATGCCTCGGCGCAATACAACCTGGGCGTGATGTATGCCAACGGCCAAGGCGTGCCGCAGGACTTCAAGGAAGCGGTCAAGTGGTATCGCCTGGCCGCCGAGCAGGGGCATGCCGACGCGCAGAACAACCTGGGCTGGATGTATGCCAACGGCCAAGGCGTGCCGCAGGACAAGGTGCTGGCCTATGCGCTCTATAACCTTTCCGCTGCCGGCGACCCTTCCTCCAACAACAAGGCGACGCGCAATCGCGACGCCATCGTGAAAGAGATGAGCCCGCGCGAGATCGAAGCCGGCCAGGCGCTGACGAGGGCGCTGGCGCAGCCGGGCAACTTCGGCAAGGCGCTCGATGCCTATCTGAAGAAAGCCGAGGCGCCCCAGCCCGCCGCGCCGACCCCGAAGGCCGACAAGGCGTCCGCGCCGAAAGCCGAGAAGGTCGCCAAGGCGCCCACCACCTCGGCTGCAGACGACCCTTTCCCGCCTGCACCCGCCAAGACGCCTGGCCGCGTGTCTTGCAGCACCCGCTGCATCAACGCCGACTGCTGGCGCACCTATGACGACGGGCGCAAGGTCAAGTTACGCGCCAAGAGCAAGTGGAACCCCTTCGAGAACCGCTTCGAATGGGACGCGGGGCCGTGTTGA